One part of the Lachnospiraceae bacterium JLR.KK002 genome encodes these proteins:
- a CDS encoding thiamine pyrophosphate-binding protein, producing MKKRVADIIMDTLSALGVTECFAVVGGGAMYLDNALDICKDIKVFFNHHEQACAMAAEAYARYSGRMAAVCVTSGPGAVNALTGVVGAWQDSIPMIVLSGQVRYQTSVSASGLPLRYRGMQEFEIVPTVRNMTKYARMITDPLEIKRELVKAVHIAMDGRRGPVWLDIPQDIQSAEVEEADLYSAEKFDCSSVKPEQTVVNDILQTLQYAKRPCILAGSGIISSHVREEFSEFVNYMSVPVIGGAWVADVFYMEHPLYYGLSGNIGPRSGNFVLQNADVILVLGNSLGFRQTGFNQSGFAPKAKIYMVDADENEGKKPGLNIQQFLNASLQTFFDMAQISDVKIQEHTEWIEYCDYLKQKFTVFESVQNLSQSEKVSSYCFWEKFQQYEEDDSILALGNNTASSAKLQIGTVKKGQRVMTNYTCGSMGYDLPAAIGAAVASGKNVYCLTGDGSIMMNLQELQTIVQYNLPIKLVVFNNNGYAAIRQTSNNFFNGRYVGCTPETGVSFPDFKKVADTFGFEYIKCETNREVEIKLKQFFHSEQRIFLEVIQKTDDPITPKVMSHLDENGKMQSPVLHDMFPFLDEEEMERLMLQ from the coding sequence ATGAAAAAGCGCGTGGCGGATATTATCATGGATACATTGTCTGCTTTGGGTGTGACAGAATGTTTTGCAGTAGTTGGCGGCGGGGCAATGTATCTGGATAACGCGTTAGATATATGTAAGGATATAAAAGTGTTTTTTAATCATCATGAACAGGCCTGCGCTATGGCTGCAGAGGCCTATGCAAGGTATAGTGGCAGAATGGCAGCGGTCTGTGTTACATCAGGACCTGGCGCGGTAAATGCGTTGACGGGAGTAGTAGGAGCCTGGCAGGATAGTATTCCAATGATCGTACTTTCCGGGCAGGTTCGTTATCAAACGTCTGTTTCTGCTTCCGGATTGCCATTACGTTATCGAGGAATGCAGGAGTTTGAAATTGTTCCAACTGTTCGGAATATGACGAAATATGCCAGAATGATCACAGACCCGCTGGAGATAAAAAGAGAGTTGGTGAAAGCTGTTCACATAGCTATGGATGGACGAAGAGGGCCTGTGTGGCTGGATATACCTCAGGATATTCAGAGTGCAGAAGTAGAAGAAGCAGATTTGTATTCTGCAGAAAAATTTGATTGCAGCAGCGTTAAACCAGAGCAGACCGTTGTAAATGATATATTGCAAACCCTGCAGTATGCGAAGCGTCCGTGTATTCTGGCGGGATCCGGCATTATCAGCAGTCATGTCAGAGAAGAATTTTCAGAATTTGTAAATTACATGTCTGTACCGGTAATCGGAGGGGCATGGGTCGCAGATGTCTTTTATATGGAGCATCCGCTGTATTATGGTTTGTCTGGCAATATTGGACCCAGGAGTGGAAATTTTGTATTACAAAATGCAGATGTGATTCTTGTATTGGGAAATAGTCTGGGATTTCGGCAGACTGGCTTTAATCAGAGTGGTTTTGCGCCAAAGGCAAAAATATACATGGTAGATGCGGATGAAAATGAAGGTAAAAAGCCTGGATTAAATATTCAACAGTTCCTGAATGCCAGTTTACAGACCTTTTTTGATATGGCTCAAATATCTGATGTGAAAATACAGGAGCATACAGAATGGATAGAATATTGTGATTATCTGAAACAAAAATTTACGGTATTTGAGTCTGTACAGAACCTGAGTCAGAGTGAAAAAGTATCTTCCTACTGTTTCTGGGAAAAATTTCAGCAATATGAAGAGGATGACAGTATTCTGGCTTTGGGAAATAATACGGCAAGTTCTGCCAAATTGCAGATAGGAACAGTTAAGAAGGGACAGAGGGTAATGACAAATTATACCTGTGGTTCTATGGGGTATGATTTGCCTGCTGCGATTGGTGCAGCTGTGGCCTCCGGAAAAAATGTATATTGTCTGACAGGTGACGGGAGTATTATGATGAATCTTCAGGAACTTCAGACAATAGTGCAGTACAATTTGCCCATAAAATTAGTTGTGTTTAATAATAATGGGTATGCGGCAATTCGCCAGACCAGCAATAATTTTTTCAATGGAAGATATGTCGGCTGTACTCCGGAGACAGGAGTAAGTTTTCCCGATTTTAAAAAGGTTGCGGATACTTTTGGGTTTGAGTATATAAAGTGTGAGACTAATAGAGAAGTAGAAATTAAGCTGAAACAGTTTTTTCACTCTGAACAGAGAATTTTTCTGGAAGTTATACAAAAAACGGATGATCCCATTACACCAAAAGTAATGTCACATCTGGACGAAAATGGGAAAATGCAGTCTCCGGTTTTACATGATATGTTTCCCTTTTTGGATGAAGAGGAAATGGAGCGGCTGATGCTCCAGTAA
- a CDS encoding NAD-dependent epimerase/dehydratase family protein: protein MVAELRGWHLSAFLFALQGIIRILSDIFTVIVNRIRKTDMLKILITGGSGFIGRNVIDFLARKNEKYIVYAPSSKELDCLNEKQVTQYLEKHHFDYVLHFAVYAKRPDNQKDDTKKVEYNLRIFLNFAQNINLYGKMFYLGSGAEYDKRFPIVKVREETVGATIPVDTYGLMKYTIGQLIESSQNIYNFRLFGIFGKYEYYPLKFISNVCCKAIKNLPLSISQDVCFDYLWIEDFCRMLECFLQNEPKYHTYNLVSGKTVRLSEICQIVLKVSKKDLPVLICREGMGNEYTARCDRFLDEFPQFEYTPLEKSIEKLYDWYENSADIDIYELLYCAK from the coding sequence TTGGTAGCAGAATTAAGAGGTTGGCATTTGTCAGCTTTTTTGTTTGCATTACAGGGAATAATAAGAATTTTATCTGATATTTTTACTGTAATTGTAAATAGGATAAGGAAAACAGATATGTTAAAAATTTTGATTACCGGCGGAAGCGGGTTTATAGGGCGCAATGTAATAGATTTCCTGGCGAGGAAAAATGAAAAATATATAGTATATGCGCCCTCCAGTAAAGAGTTGGATTGTTTGAATGAGAAACAGGTAACACAATATCTGGAAAAACATCATTTTGATTATGTGCTGCATTTTGCAGTATATGCGAAACGTCCGGATAACCAGAAAGACGATACAAAAAAAGTGGAATATAATCTGAGAATTTTTTTGAACTTTGCACAAAATATAAATTTATATGGAAAAATGTTTTATCTGGGTTCCGGGGCAGAATATGATAAAAGATTTCCCATAGTCAAAGTGAGAGAAGAAACTGTTGGAGCCACGATTCCGGTAGATACTTATGGACTGATGAAATATACAATTGGTCAGCTGATAGAGAGCAGTCAGAATATCTATAATTTTCGGTTATTTGGTATTTTTGGAAAATATGAATATTATCCTCTTAAATTCATATCTAATGTGTGCTGTAAAGCGATTAAGAATTTGCCATTATCAATAAGTCAGGATGTTTGTTTTGATTATTTGTGGATTGAAGATTTTTGCAGAATGCTGGAGTGCTTTCTGCAAAATGAGCCGAAATATCATACTTATAATCTGGTATCAGGAAAAACTGTCCGGCTGAGTGAGATTTGTCAGATTGTTTTAAAAGTGAGCAAAAAAGATTTGCCGGTACTGATATGCAGAGAAGGAATGGGAAATGAATATACAGCACGATGTGACCGTTTTCTGGACGAGTTTCCCCAATTCGAGTATACACCTTTGGAAAAAAGTATAGAAAAATTATATGACTGGTATGAAAATAGCGCAGATATTGATATATATGAACTTTTATATTGCGCAAAATAA